A portion of the Pseudarthrobacter defluvii genome contains these proteins:
- a CDS encoding 16S rRNA (uracil(1498)-N(3))-methyltransferase: MSNPVFFTSTGSLDATTPGRTFVLEGAEARHAVTVKRLAPGEAVDIVDGAGTRMTGKVISAAPSGLEVECSSLTVEDRPEVRLVLVQALAKGDRDELAIETATELGVDAVVPWQSERSIVRWKGDRAARAHAKWESTVTAAAKQARRAWLPEVRAAVDTTALSAAVEAADLAVILHEDAVRPLRTVLEAWQGSAGAGPREILLIVGPEGGISPREVTKLCDKGAVTALLGHHVLRSSTAGPAAVVLASDILGRWTTT, translated from the coding sequence GTGAGCAACCCCGTCTTCTTCACCTCCACTGGTTCCCTGGACGCAACGACGCCGGGCCGCACGTTCGTCCTCGAAGGGGCGGAGGCGCGGCACGCCGTCACCGTCAAGCGGCTGGCGCCGGGCGAGGCTGTGGACATCGTGGACGGCGCCGGCACCCGGATGACCGGAAAGGTTATCTCGGCCGCACCGTCCGGGCTCGAGGTGGAGTGCAGCAGCCTGACGGTGGAAGACAGGCCGGAGGTCCGGCTGGTGCTGGTCCAGGCTTTGGCCAAAGGCGACCGCGACGAACTGGCCATTGAGACAGCCACGGAACTGGGCGTCGACGCGGTGGTTCCCTGGCAGTCTGAACGGTCCATCGTCCGCTGGAAGGGCGACCGCGCAGCGCGGGCGCACGCCAAGTGGGAATCAACCGTGACGGCGGCCGCCAAGCAGGCGCGGCGTGCCTGGCTCCCGGAAGTCCGTGCCGCCGTCGACACCACGGCGCTTTCCGCCGCCGTGGAGGCGGCAGACCTGGCGGTCATCCTGCATGAAGACGCCGTGCGGCCGCTGCGTACCGTCCTGGAGGCATGGCAGGGGAGTGCAGGTGCCGGCCCCCGTGAAATTCTGCTGATCGTAGGCCCGGAGGGCGGCATCAGCCCGCGGGAAGTAACCAAACTCTGCGACAAAGGCGCTGTGACGGCCCTGCTGGGGCACCATGTCCTGCGGTCCTCCACAGCCGGCCCGGCCGCCGTCGTGCTTGCCAGCGACATCCTTGGCCGCTGGACCACTACCTGA
- a CDS encoding GerMN domain-containing protein → MGRLRPAVLAGMLVLVPVLAGCTAEGGPSPAGTTASIPASGGTMPDAPSTSAPLETTQSSNKAPVYWIGRSGASIFLYREFRDVPEQDNPVTRALRAMMSEKPLDPDFFTPWQNPGKLATSISGKDVITVDVSADAFNSNLDADMAARAIQQLIYTATAAAASSGLIDTGQQIRVRILVDGHTDYVAFGKIQLGALMTRAAGLVAPVWIIDPQENAEVPGGSVKITGRSTSPGAKLHWQLLRAGDGGSKAPFLNGETTAGTEQGQAGVFTLALNLPPGDYELRVAQAGSSGEPDKNEDTRSLKVR, encoded by the coding sequence ATGGGCCGCCTGCGCCCGGCCGTCCTTGCAGGGATGCTGGTGCTCGTTCCGGTCCTGGCTGGCTGCACTGCCGAGGGCGGGCCTTCACCTGCAGGCACCACCGCCTCGATCCCCGCCTCAGGGGGCACCATGCCGGACGCGCCCTCCACCAGCGCCCCGCTGGAAACCACCCAGTCCTCCAACAAGGCGCCGGTTTACTGGATTGGCCGCAGCGGCGCGAGCATTTTCCTTTACCGCGAATTTCGCGACGTCCCGGAGCAGGACAACCCGGTCACCCGGGCCCTGCGCGCCATGATGTCGGAAAAGCCCCTGGACCCTGATTTCTTTACGCCCTGGCAGAACCCGGGCAAACTGGCCACGTCCATTTCGGGCAAGGATGTCATCACCGTCGATGTCTCCGCCGACGCCTTCAACAGCAACCTCGACGCAGACATGGCGGCCCGGGCCATCCAGCAGCTGATCTACACGGCCACCGCGGCCGCCGCCAGTTCCGGGCTGATCGACACCGGTCAGCAAATCCGGGTCCGGATCCTGGTGGACGGCCACACTGACTACGTCGCGTTCGGAAAGATCCAGCTGGGCGCACTCATGACGCGGGCAGCAGGCCTCGTGGCACCGGTATGGATCATCGACCCCCAGGAAAACGCTGAGGTGCCGGGCGGCAGCGTGAAGATCACCGGGCGCAGCACCTCACCTGGGGCAAAGCTCCACTGGCAGCTGCTTCGGGCCGGGGACGGCGGCAGCAAAGCGCCCTTCCTGAATGGGGAAACCACGGCAGGTACAGAGCAGGGACAGGCGGGCGTCTTCACGCTTGCCCTCAACCTGCCGCCAGGCGACTACGAGCTGCGCGTAGCGCAGGCCGGCTCCAGCGGAGAGCCGGACAAAAACGAGGACACGAGGTCCCTTAAGGTCAGGTAG